From the Scylla paramamosain isolate STU-SP2022 chromosome 15, ASM3559412v1, whole genome shotgun sequence genome, one window contains:
- the LOC135107446 gene encoding betaine--homocysteine S-methyltransferase 1-like, translating to MSQKGLLERLRDGLVVGDGGMIFALERRGYVDAGMWTPEVVVEHPEAVKQLHREFLRAGSDVIQTVTYNGSQDKLNKALGSDAFTCQQINDAACQIAREVANEGNALVAGSINKCPAYKEGKGKAAVQAQMREQLQPFVRNKIDFIILEFFFHVEEIEWAIEEAVKTGMVVVATMAVSMKGDGNGIPAGECAVRMAKAGAQVVGVNCLFDPDTTVKTIKAMKAALNNAGLSPYLMTQPNGFMCPGAGTQGYLSCPEFPYALEPRVVTRFDVHRYARAVHDLGVRYLGGCCGFEPYHIRAIAEEVAEERGKLPPASKKHQPWGKCLERSHMDYVKKRAGREYWENLIPGSGRFQPPSHVYDPSPEKDLE from the exons GGATTGCTAGAACGCCTCCGAGATGGGTTGGTTGTGGGTGACGGAGGGATGATATTTGCACTGGAGAGACGAGGATACGTGGACGCAGGAATGTGGACCccagaagtggtggtggagcatCCCGAGGCTG TAAAACAGTTACACCGGGAGTTCCTAAGAGCAGGCAGTGATGTAATACAGACAGTCACATACAACGGCAGCCAAGACAAGCTGAACAAGGCATTAGGGAGTGACGCTTTCACG TGTCAACAGATAAACGACGCAGCTTGTCAAATAGCGCGAGAGGTGGCCAACGAAGGAAACGCTCTTGTGGCAGGAAGCATCAACAAGTGTCCCGCCTATAAAGAAGGTAAGGGTAAGGCTGCTGTTCAGGCCCAAATGAGGGAACAACTCCAACCATTCGTCAGGAACAAGATCGACTTCATCATTCTTGAG TTCTTTTTCCACGTGGAAGAGATCGAGTGGGCCATCGAAGAAGCAGTGAAGACTGGTATGGTGGTGGTCGCTACCATGGCTGTTAGTATGAAAGGCGACGGTAATGGCATCCCTGCAGGAGAATGTGCAGTAAGAATGGCGAAAGCTGGAGCTCAAGTAG TGGGTGTGAACTGTTTGTTCGATCCCGACACGACGGTGAAGACCATCAAGGCCATGAAGGCTGCATTGAACAACGCTGGGCTCTCCCCTTACCTCATGACTCAGCCCAATGGTTTTATGTGTCCCGGGGCAGGCACACAAGGCTACCTCTCCTGTCCGGAGTTCCCGTATG CTTTAGAGCCTCGAGTGGTGACAAGGTTTGACGTCCACCGCTACGCCCGCGCGGTCCACGACCTAGGGGTTCGCTACTTGGGCGGCTGCTGTGGCTTCGAGCCTTACCACATTCGCGCCATCGCCGAGGAAGTGGCTGAGGAACGAGGCAAGCTGCCGCCAGCCAGCAAGAAACACCAGCCTTGGGGAAAATGTCTCGAGCGAAGTCACATGGATTATGTTAAGAAAAG GGCTGGCCGAGAATACTGGGAGAACCTCATTCCGGGCTCCGGCCGTTTCCAGCCTCCATCGCATGTATACGATCCAAGCCCCGAGAAGGACCTGGAGTGA